One stretch of Burkholderia pyrrocinia DNA includes these proteins:
- a CDS encoding 2OG-Fe(II) oxygenase, with protein MNIADLQPAVESLDIAQRVDTVDWTTVDAELDRYGCARVPGLISASECDALASLYTRDALYRSRIVMARHGFGRGEYKYFAYPLPAIVAELRATIYPHLAPIANRWNQALGIDVRYPKDHGAFLDRCHAAGQTRPTPLILQYGADDYNCLHQDLYGEHVFPLQVAILLSAPGRDFTGGEFVLTEQRPRMQSRAEVVPLTQGDAVIFAVHGRPVQGTRGVYRVNLRHGVSRIRSGHRHTVGIIFHDAQ; from the coding sequence TCGAATCGCTGGACATCGCGCAACGCGTCGACACAGTCGACTGGACGACCGTCGATGCCGAACTCGATCGCTACGGATGCGCGCGCGTGCCGGGCCTGATCTCGGCAAGCGAGTGCGATGCGCTCGCATCGCTCTATACGCGGGATGCGCTCTATCGTTCACGCATCGTGATGGCGCGGCATGGATTCGGGCGCGGCGAATACAAGTATTTCGCCTATCCGCTGCCTGCGATCGTCGCCGAGTTGCGTGCGACGATCTATCCGCATCTCGCGCCGATCGCGAATCGCTGGAACCAGGCACTCGGGATCGACGTTCGCTATCCGAAAGACCATGGGGCCTTCCTCGATCGCTGCCACGCGGCGGGACAGACACGACCGACGCCGCTGATCCTGCAATACGGTGCCGACGACTACAACTGTCTCCATCAGGACCTGTATGGCGAGCACGTGTTTCCGCTGCAGGTCGCGATCCTGCTGTCGGCGCCGGGCCGCGATTTCACCGGAGGGGAATTCGTGTTGACGGAACAGCGGCCACGCATGCAGTCGCGTGCGGAAGTGGTGCCGCTGACGCAAGGCGACGCAGTGATCTTCGCCGTGCACGGCAGGCCCGTGCAGGGAACGCGCGGCGTCTATCGCGTCAATCTGCGCCACGGCGTAAGCCGGATCAGAAGCGGCCATCGCCACACGGTCGGCATCATCTTCCATGATGCGCAATGA
- a CDS encoding DHA2 family efflux MFS transporter permease subunit: protein MTDSPAQGGRTTDFLPYLVAATFFMEYLDTTVIATALPQMAQSFGVGPNALSLGMTAYMLALAVFIPISGWIADRYGSRTVFASAIVVFTGASVLCGLSDGVVTFTAARLLQGVGGAMMVPVGRMIVVRSTEKAKLMRAIATITWPGIVAPVVGPPIGGFITTYASWRWIFLLNVPFGIAALVCTWLIVRNTRADEQRPLDWVGFVLAGGALTCLLIGTEAAGQQDVHFTRAAVLVGASVLFGMAAWLHARRCVHPLLDFTTLKVPTFSVTVITGSITRMAINAVPYLLPLLFQIGFGLSPFQSGLLLLASALGNLGMKAGTSWILDRYGFRRVALVDVTLVGIFTIVCGWLTASTPLTITLFVVFVYGLTRSMQFTTLATLAYADIPAHQTSAASTLWSAAQQMTIGMGIAFGALSLRLAALVRGDAAGMHYVLDDFRWAFVAAGVLALLTLPGYARLAADAGDRLRANVARG, encoded by the coding sequence ATGACTGACAGCCCTGCCCAAGGTGGTCGGACGACCGACTTCTTGCCGTACCTCGTCGCCGCAACGTTCTTCATGGAGTACCTCGACACGACCGTGATCGCGACCGCGCTGCCGCAAATGGCGCAGTCGTTCGGCGTCGGGCCGAATGCGCTGAGCCTCGGGATGACGGCCTACATGCTTGCGCTTGCAGTGTTCATCCCGATCAGCGGTTGGATCGCGGATCGATATGGATCGCGCACCGTGTTCGCCAGCGCGATCGTCGTCTTTACGGGCGCGTCGGTGCTGTGCGGGCTGTCCGATGGCGTGGTGACGTTCACGGCTGCGCGGCTGCTGCAGGGTGTCGGCGGGGCGATGATGGTGCCGGTCGGACGGATGATCGTCGTGCGTAGCACCGAGAAAGCAAAGCTGATGCGTGCGATCGCGACGATCACGTGGCCGGGCATCGTCGCGCCCGTCGTCGGGCCGCCGATCGGCGGCTTCATTACCACCTATGCGTCCTGGCGATGGATCTTCCTGTTGAACGTCCCGTTCGGCATCGCCGCGCTCGTCTGTACCTGGCTGATCGTCCGGAACACGCGGGCCGACGAGCAGCGGCCGCTCGACTGGGTCGGCTTCGTACTGGCCGGCGGAGCACTGACCTGTCTGTTGATCGGTACCGAGGCGGCCGGCCAGCAGGATGTCCACTTCACACGCGCGGCCGTCCTGGTCGGCGCGAGCGTATTGTTCGGCATGGCCGCGTGGCTGCATGCGCGGCGTTGTGTGCATCCGCTGCTCGATTTCACGACGCTGAAGGTGCCGACGTTCTCGGTGACCGTGATCACCGGCTCGATCACGCGGATGGCGATCAACGCCGTGCCGTACCTGCTGCCGCTGCTGTTTCAGATCGGTTTCGGGCTGTCGCCGTTCCAGTCCGGTTTGCTGCTGCTCGCGAGTGCGCTCGGCAATCTCGGCATGAAGGCGGGAACGTCGTGGATCCTCGACCGCTACGGTTTCCGGCGCGTCGCGCTCGTCGACGTGACGCTCGTCGGCATCTTCACGATCGTATGCGGCTGGCTGACCGCATCGACGCCGCTGACGATCACGCTGTTCGTCGTATTCGTCTACGGGCTGACGCGGTCGATGCAGTTCACGACGCTCGCGACGCTGGCCTATGCGGATATCCCGGCTCACCAGACGAGCGCGGCCAGCACGTTGTGGAGCGCTGCGCAACAAATGACGATCGGGATGGGGATCGCGTTCGGCGCGTTGTCGCTGCGGCTCGCGGCGTTGGTGCGTGGCGATGCGGCCGGCATGCATTACGTGCTCGACGATTTCCGCTGGGCTTTCGTCGCAGCGGGCGTGCTCGCACTGCTGACGTTGCCGGGCTACGCGCGATTGGCCGCCGATGCAGGCGATCGGCTGCGGGCGAATGTGGCGCGAGGGTAG